Genomic segment of Sander lucioperca isolate FBNREF2018 chromosome 20, SLUC_FBN_1.2, whole genome shotgun sequence:
TCTGGTAAGGTTTGACCTATACTATACCTTCTCTGTAGCTCTTTGACCTCAGCTTCGTATGCAGGGCTGTCTACCAGGCCACTGCGCTCCTGTGGGGCTCCAGGAGCACTGTCCACTTCCTCTGTGCCCTGTAGAGAAGATAATGACTGATGATTTTATAGTTTATATTATGCCTTCTGCGAGCCAAATTTCTGGAGGGccaattaaaggtgcagtaggtaagacttctaaaactacctttctgtcatatttgctgaaactgaccctatgttccagtagaactacatgaagcaggtaatttaaaaaaaaaaatccggctcctctggccccacctacagcctgtagtgtgatttgcaaaaatccacagctccctgtttagggaccgttcggtatttatggaatggaccaccggaggaaaataagggagggtcatgtctttttattttatgctaaggggagggtcatccaacattttttagtctgggtgggggggtcacccaacttttttattcatgaaaagagcaaaatttcaaagtggcttgtttggtgcatatttatccatgtagctctcagtctcggcccactagcagatggtctgaccccatacgcggagtttgctgggggggcaggaggagcactgccccccctggtggctcaaacaggtaattgcattgtttaaaaaatgagtggaataattacatctggcatgaccagatattttataaatatcttaaataacacaaaacaactaaatggtggtaggttaatacatctgatttcatatactgctttagtaaaaaaaatattacttggctgacgatgggagcagcaggacgcaaaaaacgaaagttactgttgcactagtctggacatcttgccgtgccaaccttgcaataaaggtttcctaaatgccacgtatataaatgtgatgtcagcttactaattgattgcgggttttgtgtagatttggacttttatacctttattccactttgtttaaacagcgaagtggagaggcctcgttcacctgtttggagctggctggtgaatgtgacgctcgtatcggccttgctggatacaccgtgactctgtttgtggatctactgatcgctgtggattactttttttcgtgtcattggattacggcaaaatagggatcttttttttctcaacgtgttttaacgttttatggtgagtttggagaggcatctcaacagactgtaggtccaactcTGATTGTTCacggttacattttagttgaatttaagcatctgtctattgcgttccaaaacagccgtgccgcgattggatttcataaggacgaattgttaaattgttacaatgtaacttaaaatctgctttaaaaataaacatatatgtttgggaatataatgttcagcttcggcagctttacctatgttctaaaatatacaatgacgaagcctagtgacaagtccatagcaaccagtgttgaattggttatatcccagcgtcctttgctgaatggtctcagtgttttattgttttatttcatatgaatactagtttactagaggagtaacttagtatctgaagtaatgcagtaatgcatgaagtgtgcatttagtttccatgcttattgtgtttccacaacaatgttagtgagtaaatctactgaaatggccaccacaccataacagaggagtgggatgtgtaagatgagaatgcagaggttaactcctgtacatcatagctgtaaaaatcaaatggtgtctgtacttctttgctaagtgcaaacttgcacgcaaggggagggtcatgcctctttttcaaatcgttttggagggtcatagaaaaatgattactgacgaggggagggtcacgtctttttaggttagaggccacaaaactcctccggtggccccttaattaaataacgaacagtcccttagatgcaccaatcagggccgggggcgtgtctaactgcatgtcaatcactgctcatgcacacatattcattgtcccttgtggggggaggggcttaggagaccgttttgggcttaacctgaaaggggggagggactgagaagttgttgattttcaaatgttttggctaagtcctggatcttcacaatcctacctacagcacctttaagactTCTAACACGACTGAAGGTCCAATTATTTATTCCCAATGTGGTATGAGATGTGGAACTAAAAGACAAAGaatgacacaaacacataaccTGGGGGTATTTGTGTCAGGGGTCCCAAGTCCGAATCAACACTACTGCTTTTCGCAATGCCACCATGCACAGACTATTATTTTCCATTACAGTCATTAGTACATGCAAATGTTAACCTCTCTCTGATAGTGTTCCTGCTGAAGTTTGGGCTTGTGTGTGCGGGCTTCCTCCAGCATGGCGGTGAGTTGCCGCAGTTGTTGGTCCCTCTCCGAGAGTGTGGCGAGGGTCTGCTGCTTCAGCTGCTCTGCTTGAGCCATCCAGTCAATACGCTCCAGTCTAATAAAGCACATGACAAATTAACATGCAATAAAAGGTTTTTGTGCCCTTTTGCTTTGTCAAAACAGTGACTATGATGacatagagctgggcaatatatcgatattatattgatatcgtgatatgagactagatatcgtcttagattttggatattgtaatatcgtaatatggcataagtggtgtcttttcctggttttaaaggctgcattacagtaaagttatgtcattttctgaacttaccagactgttctattatttgcctttacccacttaatcattatatccacattacagatgattattcatcaaaaatctcattgtgtaaatattttgtgaaagcaccactagtcaaccctacaatatcgttgcggtatcgatatcgaggtatttggtaaaaaatatcgtgatatttgattttctccatatcgcccagccctatgatGACATAAATCTGGCTCTGTGGCTCACCTGAGTGTTTCTATTTCCTGCTTGCCAATTTCCACCACATTCTCTAGCTGCATTATGACACCCAGTATGTCTTCATTCTTGTTCTTCTCCTCAAACAGCTCCTGGCTGATTTTAATCAGCTCTCCTGCTCCCAGTCGAGCCAGCTCTGACTTCTGCTTCTTGAGCTCAGACGACTGGGTTTGAAGCTGCTCCAGCTGCACAcaaagagaaggaaagagagaaaaatataTGACAACATAATACAACTGCTCACATCATTATTTATATTCTTTGCCAGGAGAGTTGTGATTATCTGTGTGTTTCTGActaaaatattgatatttatGGTGACATGTAACTCACCAGTCTCTCCCTGTCATTCTGCAGGGCTTGTAGTGCGTTCTTCAGCCCCCACACTTCTCCAGTGGAGCCTCCAGGGCTGCTGTGTGTTGCGTGGCCACCAGCCTTGCTCATCTCTTCCAGCTTCCGGCTCAGTTCCTGGACCTTGCTTACTGCCTGGTCCCTGCTGTCCTGCAGGGAGGCCATGGCTTTTGAGAATGAATGGTTCTCTGCTCTCAGCTGCGCCGTTGCCTCTTTCTCCTGTAACAGATTCTGTTCGACAGCCAGCAAGTCTCTGGCCAACTCTGCCACCCTCTCCTGAGCACTCTCTGACTCTGTCCGCATCACACCTCCCTCCCATCGCAGCTCAGCTAGCTCTTTGCTCCTGCTCACTTGCTCTTGTCTCTCCTTGAGTCGCGTCTCCTCCAAAGCCTCCACTTGTTCTCTCGCTGCTTGCAGCTGCTCCCTCAGCTTCTCAACTTCTGCACCGGGAGCATCTATCACCTGTGATGCTGTCCTAACGTCAACAGCCTGGCTAAGAGTCTCCCTTTCCACTCTGACTGCTTCTACTCCCGTCTCTCTGGCTCTGCTCACGCTCTTTACCTGACTTTCCAATTCATCGCGTTCCTTTTCCAGAGAGGCAATGCGCTCTCGCTGAGCTGCCAGAAGCTGTTTGTGTTGGGAGTCCTTCATGCTCAGGACTTGGTTAAGTTCGTTACGGTAGCCGTGAAGCTGAGCGGACAGCTGGGCCTTTTCAGCATACAGGTCGTCTCTCTGGACCAGCAGAGAGCGCAGCTCTTCTTTCAGGCTGTTGTTCTCCCCTGCCGCCTCTTGGATCAGACCGTCCTTTTCCATTATCACCTGAGAcacaatataaatattatattggCTATTGACTAAAACAAGCTCAGCTTCAGATATTATAAGCTTTAGGTTTTtgtgcattacctgcaggtgtTTCTCCTCCAGCTGTTTGTACATGTTGAGGACTCTGTCTCTGTCATCCTGCAAGGAGCCCATGGCCTTCATGAAAGAGTCCAGTCTGGCTTTTCTGTTGTTGCTCTCTTCCTCTGCCTTTCGCAGTTTTTCTTCCAGATCCCGCACTTCCCCTCTTCTCTGCTCCAGCTCCGTCTCAGCCTCTTGTGCCCTGCTGTCGGCCTCCTTTCTAGCCTCCTCTGCAGCCTgggacacaaaacacacatgaatggtgaaaaatgtgtcaTCCGAGAACAATATAGAGCATGTACTGTAGATGAAAACGTGTTAAAACCTGAGTAACAGCTTGCTCCTTCTCCCCCAGCATTTCcacctctctcttttccttttcaTTTAACTCAGTCTGCAGACTCTCTGTCAAAGCCTTAGAGGACCTCAGGTCTGTCTCTAGTTGCTCCACGTTCAGACACAGCCGCCTCTCTTCTGCCTCCCTCTCCCTTAGCTCAGTCCTGGCCTGGTCGACTTCACCCTGCAGCCGACCTACAGCCTCCTCCAGAGCTCTGGCCCTCTGAATGAGACTCTCCACCTCATTTTTCAGAGCATGGGCTTCATTTTGTGCAGACTGCAGCTCAGTCGTAGTTTGCAGAAGCttgctcctctcctcctctagGGCAGCTTTGCTTTCTGTGActttcttttcctcctcttccagTTTCAGCTGCCAATCTTTGCTTGCTTTCTCTAGTCTGAAAGAAAAATGTGAGTtttgagctaaaaaaaaaagcagaacatAATCAGGGAAATAAGACAAATACAGCGAGAAGGTTTTTACCTGTCGACTGAAAGCTGAAGTTCCTCTTTCAGGGCAGATTCTCTCTGAAGCTGTTCTGCCAGTTCCTTGGCCCGTGTTTCAGCCTCCCGAACTTCAGCCTCCTTACCCTGCAGAGCATCTTTAAAACGAGTCTCCCATTGTCGGGTCTCGTCCAAAACTCTGTCACGGTCATCTTGCAGAGAGGACATGCAGCGTGAGAAAGCGGCTAGCCTGGCCAGAGACTCGTCCAGACGGGCTTGCATCTCCTGGGCCCGTCTCTCAGCTGCTTCTGCGACCTCTCGGGCCTCCAGAGTGGCTTCCTCTTCCCTGTCTCTTTCTCGGTCCACCTCTTCCAGTCTCAGCTCCATCTCCTTCAGTTCGGCTCCAAGCCTAAATCTCACAGAGTCGAGGGTTTGCTCTGCCTCTGCTTTCATCAAGGCCTCTTTCTGTTGGGCATTCTGTTCAAGGGTCGTTTTCTCAGCTAAAGCCTCGCTTGCCTTCTTCTGAGCCTCATCCAGCTGAGATTTGCAGCTAGCCAACTCTGCTTgagtccttttcaggtcttcaACAGTTTTGGAAGTCTCCAGTTGGGATTGTTCTAGTTTGTTGTGGAGCTCTTCATGGCCTTGCTGCAGCGCCTTAGCTTCTTTACCTAGTTCACTGATCCTCTCCTGGTACTTGATGCAGTCCTTCTGCAGCTGACGGACCTCCAGCTGCTTCTCCCTCAACAGTTCTTCCAGCTGACGTGCTCTGCTCTGGCTGCCTTCTCGGACCCTCTGAGCAGACCTCAGCTGTTGCTCCAGCTCCCTCTGCTTACCAGACTCTGCTTCAGCTTCGGCTCTTTCTCTCTGGGCTTGCCTCATGTCCTCCTCCAGCCTGGCAGCCCGGTCACTCTCACTCTGAGCCTCGGCTTCCAGCTCGGCACGCTCCCTCTCCAGCCTCTCCACCTCCCGCTGCAGCTCAGCGAGGTGCTCCCGGTTGTCTGCTGCCTCTTGCTGGTAGCCAGCGATGCTGCCGTTGAGCTGAGCCAATTGGTTCATCAGACGCTCCTCCAGGTTATCTTTCTCAGTTTCGAGGCTTCTGAGCAGCTCTTTGAACTGGGCTTCCCTCTTTGAACCCTCTTCAATCaggctcttttctctctctttgcccTCTTGGAGACACTTCTCTAGAGAGGCCACAAGGCTCTCCTTTTCTCTACTCTCCTGAAGATCTCGCTCAAGAGAGGCCAGCTCAGCTTTGAGTCTAGCCTCCTGTTCCTGCCACAGTTTCCTCTCGGCATTAACAGCTGCCTCCATCTCCCTCATTTTATCCTCTAATAAAACTTGAACACTTTCAgtcatttctgctttttctttttcctcagtAGGTTGTGAATGTGTTTCTGGTGCATGCGCTGCAGCTATTTGGTCAGCTGCTGTGTCTTCTTCTTTGTCTTCATACTGACTCTCAACAGGCTTGGCTTTGGACATGATTATGTCTGATTGCTGGGCAGTGACAACCTCTTCTACAACAGGGGCAGAGCTAAGCAGAGTAGCGTGAATGACAttgtcttctttctctcctGTTTGGGCAAGTTGTTCCCTCAACTCTTCAATCTGCTGCCCTAAAGAGTCTCTTTCTGCCACTGTAGCATCCAACTCAGCTTTCAAAGCCCCCAGCTCATCGTGAAGTCTTTCCACCTCAGCTTTGAGAGCCCTGCCCTCTCGTTTTATTACATTCTTGTCCTGCATCTCACTAAGTCTCTCATTCTCCTCCTCTAACTCCATTATTTTCTGCTGCTTTGTTTTGGCAAACTTTCTCATTTTGTCTTTCACTGAATCCACCTCTTTCTGCGACTCTTCCGCCCGTCTTTCGGCATCCTGCTTCGCAGCCTCCTGCGTCCTCACCTTGGCCGCGAGGTCTTGTCTCTCCTGCCTGGCAGCTTCCAGGACTCGTCTCACTCGCTCTGCTTCATCGCTCACATTTTCATACGACTTGAGCAGAGTCTCGTACTCGTCCTTCATGCCTTGAACCTTTTCCTCCCATTCTCTGCAGGTTCTGGCAGCTTCTTCTTTCGCTTGCTCTACTTCTCTCTTACAGGCATCTTTCTCATTCAGTATGCCCTCCATGGCCAGTTTGAGGCTCTCACAGGAGGATCCTAAGCTTTGGTTTTCCAGTAATGTCCGGTCAACCTCATCAATCAGTCGAACTTTTTCCGCTCTCAGCTTCTCCAGCTCATCTTGTGCTGACTCCATTTTCTGCTGCAGTTCAGCTAGGAGCTTCTCAGTTGAAGCTAGTTGTTCCTTCtgggttttgttttcttttagggCCTCTTTGCGAGAGATCAGGGCAGCCTGAAGTTTCCGTTGAAGCTGCTGGTTCTTTGCCTCGctgtctttttcttcctcttgctTCAGTGGAAGCTCAACCTCTAACTTTTGGGTTTTTTCTTGCTCAGCCTTCAGTTCTTCCTGTAAAGAAAATATTAGCTGATCCTTCTGAGTCACTGTGTCCTGCATTGAGCGTATGAGAGAGTTCTGCTCGCTAAGCTGCTGGCTTAGCTCCATGATTTCATGGTTCTTACTGACGAGGAACTGCTTAAAGTCCTCGACTTCGGCCTGAAGAGTTGTAATTGAGAATGTAGAATCTGCAGATTCTGTTTTGGCGGCAGCGTCTATCTCTGCTTTCAGGCTTTCAGCGTAAGACCCAGCCTGGTGATACTTTTCTCTAAGATCATTCATTTCCTCTGAGAGTGCATCAATCTGTCTTTCCTTTTCCTGTAATGCTTGTAGCTCTTTGCCCAATTCCAATAAGTCAGCCTCCTTCAGTGACAAACTGGTCTGGGTTTCCTGCAGCTGCTTCTCTAGCTCTGTGTTAGCCATCCGCA
This window contains:
- the golgb1 gene encoding golgin subfamily B member 1 translates to MFSRLATVLQELSGEEGPDGDPQGMLVPQLPAGEDQAPVESEAPEEAMERLAHLEQLVVQLKELIRDKDTQLIQKDTELSNKDARLKNEKDEAEARFTKLKLQAKAKMASLNKQITELKGHGGPTQSPDSSFTGAGAAVEEDLQELKNKLSEEEADRRELQERLQTTEQLLQEKESAHAAQLQKLQAVVCEKDVRFQEQIQKHEEELLRVTTQSQRDSELQQALHAAQRHCEELEEALSSRSQVLEMLQQEVSSADQQKQILTAQFRQMEQELAEAAKQREEERQQWAEQASRAHAEVAALQTSLEDLERERTEVARQEGELASLREAEHASQEALGKEKMEVARLERELALMKEAELAAVQASHDALESARVEIVRLESELTSMREAVVGASQEASEREKSEVDKLERELALCKEEHEDVQKKCEILGDIWRHLRSLALEDVQAADEVPFPADLSLFLESAQSFETQLTKLKDERSESKEHCAELTHTIQTLQEQLDRKTTEQEETTAKIQQLELQVLLTSERGDVTEPAAQDLSEANKAHILELEQQLLEKDNELVALQESLRLAEEHSSSGVASCENYSRTQDQGQDASTAPHDSCAAPSDFMDDTQEEDTTLVAQDTSVLSIPADNESSPELIGHQSESPEESKGTSSDEMVASSDSEVAHSSWTLLEAVNQDGGQEWPSILQDFGQLQLQSWEATSMEQETSTVQVESSSVIIRETVQVHLTQQSSSTTDGNVPSGQVFAQALAEELQKRYSELLAELQRLREAAAESQEKIKNLEEETQCLAAAKDEAESQANVFTEELKSAREELDKLSQQNSSVVEKRSVEMQLLEEQLDILSTQSKIKEEKIQALQTELEMARQAFSEQEGQARMLSAQLEDRELLSSELERRLQDMENSMLEYSQTSELNNDTLSKKDSEISELQLRLSQKEQEVMELNDSMSAKLLQAEEEKFQIDSEVNKLKGQIVELEKVRDEKQKGSSEDSAAHVDDELGSLRKEKGVLESQLTTTKKKLQAALVQRKELMRKVAEFEVEAKKWKERDETAKAETPADIPEVEQSRACELQEMEAKVIELEQALRSKEEAVETLEQKISRQDQVLSETLALNRKLSEEAENSQQADSSSETTVLQSQVVSLEAECETLQKKVQEAQESRKETIRKAKEKDRHHREQLKQQKEEYSELVERFEVQSGEREVLLTQLRELEEKVNTDRESRQETTQLAENLAKQAAGDWVQEDWVDFATSETDSSQPQSSDPVQRPAEQSDLLSAQMEESVKALRGEIQTVRMANTELEKQLQETQTSLSLKEADLLELGKELQALQEKERQIDALSEEMNDLREKYHQAGSYAESLKAEIDAAAKTESADSTFSITTLQAEVEDFKQFLVSKNHEIMELSQQLSEQNSLIRSMQDTVTQKDQLIFSLQEELKAEQEKTQKLEVELPLKQEEEKDSEAKNQQLQRKLQAALISRKEALKENKTQKEQLASTEKLLAELQQKMESAQDELEKLRAEKVRLIDEVDRTLLENQSLGSSCESLKLAMEGILNEKDACKREVEQAKEEAARTCREWEEKVQGMKDEYETLLKSYENVSDEAERVRRVLEAARQERQDLAAKVRTQEAAKQDAERRAEESQKEVDSVKDKMRKFAKTKQQKIMELEEENERLSEMQDKNVIKREGRALKAEVERLHDELGALKAELDATVAERDSLGQQIEELREQLAQTGEKEDNVIHATLLSSAPVVEEVVTAQQSDIIMSKAKPVESQYEDKEEDTAADQIAAAHAPETHSQPTEEKEKAEMTESVQVLLEDKMREMEAAVNAERKLWQEQEARLKAELASLERDLQESREKESLVASLEKCLQEGKEREKSLIEEGSKREAQFKELLRSLETEKDNLEERLMNQLAQLNGSIAGYQQEAADNREHLAELQREVERLERERAELEAEAQSESDRAARLEEDMRQAQRERAEAEAESGKQRELEQQLRSAQRVREGSQSRARQLEELLREKQLEVRQLQKDCIKYQERISELGKEAKALQQGHEELHNKLEQSQLETSKTVEDLKRTQAELASCKSQLDEAQKKASEALAEKTTLEQNAQQKEALMKAEAEQTLDSVRFRLGAELKEMELRLEEVDRERDREEEATLEAREVAEAAERRAQEMQARLDESLARLAAFSRCMSSLQDDRDRVLDETRQWETRFKDALQGKEAEVREAETRAKELAEQLQRESALKEELQLSVDRLEKASKDWQLKLEEEEKKVTESKAALEEERSKLLQTTTELQSAQNEAHALKNEVESLIQRARALEEAVGRLQGEVDQARTELREREAEERRLCLNVEQLETDLRSSKALTESLQTELNEKEKREVEMLGEKEQAVTQAAEEARKEADSRAQEAETELEQRRGEVRDLEEKLRKAEEESNNRKARLDSFMKAMGSLQDDRDRVLNMYKQLEEKHLQVIMEKDGLIQEAAGENNSLKEELRSLLVQRDDLYAEKAQLSAQLHGYRNELNQVLSMKDSQHKQLLAAQRERIASLEKERDELESQVKSVSRARETGVEAVRVERETLSQAVDVRTASQVIDAPGAEVEKLREQLQAAREQVEALEETRLKERQEQVSRSKELAELRWEGGVMRTESESAQERVAELARDLLAVEQNLLQEKEATAQLRAENHSFSKAMASLQDSRDQAVSKVQELSRKLEEMSKAGGHATHSSPGGSTGEVWGLKNALQALQNDRERLLEQLQTQSSELKKQKSELARLGAGELIKISQELFEEKNKNEDILGVIMQLENVVEIGKQEIETLRLERIDWMAQAEQLKQQTLATLSERDQQLRQLTAMLEEARTHKPKLQQEHYQREGTEEVDSAPGAPQERSGLVDSPAYEAEVKELQRRLDEEMQQRVAAEEQLMDTQDRLKRHSQAKWHPTQEEDHSETAVFIEPEGAVTRTRRGGPGLMRMLRVAFCSRQRTPLLFSLYLLTVHVLLLLCLGGYL